In a single window of the Deltaproteobacteria bacterium genome:
- a CDS encoding methyl-accepting chemotaxis protein, with product MAIRVPLGYKFILGFIAVVATAAFVPAVVAKTGMAEWLKPTVSFLSAILIGLIVGHLFTRAFTRDFNHLTAMARKISHGELGTATNGHFDSKVLRDETSDLAESIDAMASELREIVLHVKKTAQELAEAHETFNGVVARGHETAREIVAGTSKIFDGALEQSHHVDTASKKVEEMAALAEDVSVKVTDAARSLQKVNAIVVKGVAASGSVIEKIESIFGGIEKTEAAAKRLEDKLNDIPRILDVITHISRQTDLLALNATIEASKAGEHGRGFAMVAEEVRRFADNTNRSVDDVSRIVKELRIEVERVVSTAAGGATFLKYGRDDTRKIRDILENINDYSTDVAERAGLVLGVTERQKEMARESVEKMRMVADIAQDNLTGTERVEGLVEKHGAIMEETLKASAELSALSRSLTELVARFKVEAADYGEGARS from the coding sequence ATGGCCATACGGGTCCCGCTGGGCTACAAGTTCATACTGGGCTTTATCGCCGTAGTGGCGACGGCGGCCTTCGTCCCCGCCGTCGTGGCGAAGACGGGCATGGCCGAGTGGCTCAAGCCCACGGTGAGCTTTCTCTCGGCCATACTCATAGGGCTCATCGTGGGGCACCTCTTCACCCGCGCCTTCACCAGGGACTTCAACCACCTCACGGCCATGGCCCGCAAGATAAGCCACGGCGAGCTCGGCACGGCCACCAACGGGCACTTCGACTCCAAGGTGCTGCGTGACGAGACCTCGGACCTGGCCGAGTCCATCGACGCCATGGCCAGCGAGCTGAGGGAGATCGTCCTCCACGTGAAGAAGACGGCCCAGGAGCTCGCCGAGGCCCACGAGACCTTCAACGGCGTGGTGGCCAGGGGGCACGAGACGGCCCGCGAGATCGTCGCGGGCACCTCGAAGATATTCGACGGCGCGCTCGAGCAATCGCACCACGTGGACACGGCGTCGAAAAAGGTGGAGGAGATGGCCGCACTGGCCGAGGACGTGTCCGTCAAGGTCACCGACGCGGCCCGCTCGCTACAGAAGGTCAACGCCATAGTGGTGAAGGGGGTCGCCGCCTCGGGCTCGGTCATCGAGAAGATAGAGAGCATCTTCGGCGGCATCGAAAAGACCGAGGCCGCGGCCAAGAGGCTCGAGGACAAGCTCAACGACATCCCCAGGATCCTGGACGTCATAACCCACATCTCGCGCCAGACCGACCTCCTGGCCCTCAACGCCACCATCGAGGCGTCCAAGGCCGGCGAGCACGGGCGGGGATTCGCCATGGTGGCCGAAGAGGTGCGCCGCTTCGCCGACAACACCAACCGCAGCGTCGACGACGTCTCGCGCATCGTCAAGGAACTGCGCATCGAGGTCGAACGCGTCGTCTCCACGGCCGCCGGCGGCGCCACATTCCTCAAGTACGGCCGAGACGACACGCGCAAGATCCGCGACATACTGGAGAACATAAACGACTACTCCACCGACGTGGCCGAGAGGGCCGGGCTCGTGCTGGGGGTCACGGAAAGACAGAAGGAGATGGCGCGGGAGTCGGTGGAGAAGATGCGCATGGTCGCCGACATAGCCCAGGACAACCTGACCGGCACCGAGCGGGTCGAGGGATTGGTGGAGAAGCACGGGGCGATCATGGAAGAGACCCTCAAGGCCTCGGCCGAGCTTTCGGCCCTCTCCCGCTCGCTCACCGAGCTCGTGGCCCGCTTCAAGGTCGAGGCGGCGGACTACGGCGAAGGCGCTCGGAGCTGA